CTCGACAACGGGCGTTTCCAGGAAACCTTCGGGCTGGCGATGCCGGACTGGCGCCTGTCGCTGGCGCAGTGCCTCGAAGAACTCTAGGCGCCGCCACCTCCGGTCCAGTACTTCTTCTCACAGCGCGTGACGAACTCGACCGTGATGCGGTCGAGTCCTTCCTTCGCGGCATCCTTCTCGATGATGCGCCGGATCATCGGCCGGATGATGGCCGGCGCCTCGCCGACGCGTTTCTGGGCGTCGGCACTCCAGATGAGGCCAAGCTTCTTGTTGGCCCAGCTCCCCACGGCCGGCGGCGGCACATCCTGGAAATCACGGATCGTCAGTCCGGGCGTGCCGCCGAACGCGGCTTCGGCCAGGGTGTCGGACATCGACTGGCCGAACGACTGGGTGAAGACAGGAAAGGCCGGATCGTTCTCGAAGATCACCCGCTTCAGCTCCAGCACCCGCTCGCCGCGCGCCTGTCTGGACTGGACATCCGCGTCGGACACGGCCTGGTCGATGTAACGACACCAGGTCTCGACCACGGCGCCGAACGCGGCGAGAAAAAGCTCAGGATCCAGCGGCTTGAAGGTGCAGTGCAGCAAATGGGGCGAGGTCACGGACTCCAGCAAGGGCAGCCGCTCGTCCGGCAGTTCCAAGGCCGGGCGGTGCACGTGCGCAACGCGGGCGAACGGCTCCAGATCCAGACTCGACGAACAGGGGGCCAGATCCAGCGTCAGCAGCGTGCGCTCGGGCGGCTGGCCGCCGACGTGCAGCAGAAAGGCCGGGAGATCGTAGTCGACGCGCGGATAGGCGAAGATCACCAGACCCCAGCGACCCGGACGCAGTGAGTAGCGGCTGACCATCACCCGGTCGAGCGTCTCGCCCTGATAGACGCGGGTGTGGCTGAAGACCTGTTTGCCGTGGGTGCAGCGTCGGGCGCTGTACTCGGTGACATCGGTGAGATCCAGGCGCTCCCCGAGCCGATCGAAGAAGAGCCGCTCATGCCGCTCCCAGGGCGTTGATGCCAGGACATCCCCGGCCTCGTTCATCTGTTCCATAGGGCCGCCTCTCCAAATTGTTCCGAGCAGACCAGCCTGTGTGCCGGCGCCATCATTCCTCAAGCCCTGCGCTGACGGATGAAACGCTCCAGGAGCGCGCGCGTGGAGGGGTCGTGATCGGCTGTGACCTTGCCGGCCTGGATCTCGGCGAGGATGACGTTGGCCAGTTGCTTGCCGAGTTCCACGCCCCACTGATCGAAGGAATTGACGCCCCAGATCACGCCCTGGGTGAAGATGCGATGCTCATAGAGCGCGATCAGAGCGCCGAGCGTGTGCGGCGTGAGCCGTTCCATCAGCAGACTGTTGGTCGGGCGGTTGCCGGGGAAGGTGCGATGGTGCGCGAGCCTCTGCGCCCGCTCCTCGTCCAGGCCGGACGCGAGCAGTTCGCTCAGCGCTTCGTTATAGGTCCGACCGCGCATCAGCGCCTCGGTCTGGGCGAAGAAGTTGGCCATGAACTTGGGATGATGGTCGCCCAGCTCGTTGTGACTGTGCACGGCGCCGATGAAGTCGGCCGGGATGAGCTGCGTGCCCTGATGGATGAGCTGATAGAAGGCGTGCTGGCCATCGGTGCCCGGCTCGCCCCAGACCACCGGACCTGTGGTGTACTCGACCGCCGTGCCCTCGCGCGTCACGCCCTTGCCGTTGCTCTCCATGTCGCCCTGTTGCAGATAGGCCGGCAGATAGCGCAGCGACTGATCATAGGGCAGCACCGCATGGGTGCGCGCCCCGGCAAAGTTGGCATACCAGACGCCGATCAGGCCCAGCAGCGCCGGCATGTTCTCGCGCAGATCCGCCGTGCGGAAATGCTCGTCCATGGCGTGCGCGCCCTCCAGAAGCTCGGCGAAACGGTCGAAGCCGACGGCGAGCGCGATCGGCAGCCCGATCGCCGACCACAGCGAATAGCGTCCGCCGACCCAGTCCCAGAAGCCGAACATGTTGGCCGTGTCGATACCGAAGGCCGCGACCTTCTCGGCATTGGTCGAGACCGCGACGAAATGCCGCGCCACGGCCGATGAGTCGCCGAGCGCGGTGAGCAGCCAGGCGCGGGCGCTGGCGGCGTTGGTCATGGTCTCCTGGGTGGTGAAGGTCTTGGACGCGACGATGAAGAGCGTGGTGGCCGGGTTCAGCCCGCGCAGGGTCTCGACCAGATGGGTGCCGTCGACGTTGGAGACGAAGTGCACGCGCAGGCTCTCGCTCTGATAGGGCGCGAGCGCCGCGCACACCATCTTCGGACCGAGATTGGAGCCGCCGATGCCGATGTTGACCACATCCGTGATGCGCTCGCCGGTATGTCCGCGCCAGTCGCCCGAACGCACGCGCCCGACGAAGGTCTCCATCCGCGCCAGCACGCCGTTGACCAGCGGCATCACATCCTCGCCCTCGACCTGGATCGGACGCTTGGAGCGGTTGCGCAGTGCGATGTGCAGCACCGCGCGGTCCTCGGTGTTGTTGATCGGCTCGCCCTCGAACATACGGCGAATCCAGCCCTTGAGATCGACCGCCTCGGCCAGCTCGATCAGCCGGTCCAGCGTCTCGCGGGTGATGAGATTCTTGGAATAATCGAGATGCAGTCCGGCGACGGTCAGACTCATGGCCGCCGCGCGCTTGGGGTCGGCATCGAACAGATCGCGCATCCGCTGCGGACGCATCGCCTCCCAATGCCGTTGGAGTGCCTGCCACTGGGGTGTCTGGTTCACGAGCACGGGCGACATGACGGTTCGAGCCTCCTCAAATCCGGGATCACGGGATGGAGGCGCATTTGACCATATTCGCGCGCAATTCTCAGCTATCGCGCGATCGGACGGTCGGTAGCTTCGACACGCCCGGCTCCAGGCCGGAACGGCCGCTAGGTCGGCGGCTGGAAGCGCGTCAAACGGGCACGGGTCTCGTCGAGCTGGCGGCACAGCCGTCCGCTCTCCTCGCCGAGAAAGTCGATGAAAGCGTCGGCCACCACAGACAATTCCTTGCCCTTGGCATGGGCGACATACCACTGACGTTCCAGCGGGAAGCCCTGGACGTCGAGAATGGCCAGCTCCGAGGACTCGGCCTCCTGGGCCAGGGTATGGAGCGAGAGCACCGACAGACCCAACTGGCCGTAGATGGCGTGCTTGATCGCCTCGTTGCTGCCGAGCTCCATGCGCACGCGCGGTTTGAGACCGACCTCGCCGAAGGTCTTGAGTACATAGTCGCGGATGCCCGAACCCGGCTCGCGCATGATGAAATACTCATCGGCCAACCGTTCGATCGGGATGTCGCGTTCATGCGCCAGCGGATGCTCGCGGTGGGCGATGACATGGAGCGGATTGGGCGCGAAGGGCGTGGCGATCATCTCCAGGTCACGCTCGGGATTCTGCCCCAGGATGTAGAGATCGTCCTTGTTGGCGATCAGGCGTTCCAGGACGCTGTCGCGGTTCGTGACCTTGAGCGCCACGTCGACCCCCTGATGGCGCTGACAGAAGCGCCCGAGCACCTCCGGGGCGAAATACTTGGCGGTGGTGATGACGCAGAGCTTGAGATAGCCGCGCTTCAACCCCTTGAGATCGGCGACCTTCATCTCGAAGCGGTCGAGCACGCCGAAGATGTCCTTGACCGCCGTCTCCAGCTCGCGTCCGGTCTCGGTCAGATAGACCTGACGCCCGATCTGCTCGAACAGCGGCAGCCCGATGACATCGGTCAGGCGCTTGATCTGGGTCGAGACCGTCGGCTGGGTCAGATAGAGTTCGTCAGCGGCCTTGGTGAAGCTCTTCAGGCGCGCGATGGCCTCGAACACCTGGAGTTGGCGCAGACTGACGTGACGGGCAAGATTCAGCATGGGATCGAACATGGCGGCTCACTGGGTCTGCGATCATATTCAGACGCAAAGAGCGCGTCGACTCGCTCGGCGAAAGCCGTCCGTTCGGGATCGATATCCGTGGCCGGCGGCTCGGTGTGAATCGTGATGTTGACATAGGTGCGACCGAAGCTGATGTCGGGATAGACGCCGGTGGCCTCACTCGCCTTGGCCACAGCCTCCAGGAAGTCGCGGGTGCGCGCGTAGTCGGCGAAATCGAGTCGACGTTCGAGGCGAAGCGGGCGTTCGCGGTGCTGCCAGGTGGTAGAGGTCGCGTTCATGGCTATGGCTATCTCCAGGTGCTGTGGCGTCGTCTGGTCTGATCCAAACGCCCGATCCAGTCCTCCAGTTCACGGGCGTGAGTCAGTTCCGCGTCATGCAGGGCGGCGAAGAAGTCGCGTCCGGCGACATCGCCGATCAGGGCGCAATAGTTGGCCGCCGCGTGATAGAGCGCGACCGCGTGCCATTCAAGCCGACGGTCGGCCTCCAGCAGTTCGATCAGCGAGAATCCGGCCTGGACCGGCCTGAGCCGCGAGCCGTTGGGCATGGCGCCCAGCCGCAGCATCCGCGCGGTCAGGCGTTCGGCGTGCTCCTGCTCCTCGGCGGCCTCGCGCCGGAAGTGCGCGCCGACCTCGGTCAGTCCCCACAGATCCGCCAGCCCGGCATGGGTCAGGTATTGCTGGACGGCGCTCAGTTCATGACTGAGCGCGCGCCCCAGATAACCCAAGATTCTCGGATTGGCCATCATGGGCTATCAGGAGCGACCATGCCCGCCGTCGGTGTCGCCCGGCTTGACCGGCAGGATCGGCTCGACCTCGCGATGCGGGCGGGCGATGATGTGCGCGGCGACCAGACCATCACCGACGCGCTCGCAGGCATCGGCTCCGGCGCGCACCGCCGCATTCACAGCGCCGGTCTCGCCGCGCACCAGCACGGTCACATAGCCGCCGCCGACGAACTCACGTCCGATCAGACGCACCTCGGCGGCCTTGGTCATGGCGTCGGCCGCCTCGATGGCGGGCACCAGTCCGCGGGTCTCGATCATTCCAAGCGCGATGCCATAGTTTTCGGAAGGCATGGTGGCTGACTCCTGGGTCTTAAAGTAGAGGATTGAGCGATTTCGATGTCGTGTCGGGTCTTATGTCAGCGCCGGTCTCAGGCCGCTTTTTCAGCCAGTTGGCCGCCGGTCGGCAGGATCGGCTCGACCTCGCGATGCGGGCGGGCGATGATGTGCGCGGCGACCAGACCATCGCCGACGCGCTCGCAGGCATCGGCGCCGGCGCGTACCGCCGCGTTCACTGCGCCGGTCTCACCGCGCACCAGCACGGTTACATAGCCGCCGCCGACGAACTCGCGTCCGATCAGGCGCACCTCGGCGGCCTTGGTCATGGCATCGGCCGCCTCGATGGCGGGCACCAGTCCGCGCGTTTCGATCATGCCCAGGGCGATCCCGTAGTATTCGTCAGCCATCTCGTGTTACTCCTCTGTTGACAAGTGTGGGTCTGTGTTTCGGTGTCGTAAGCTGTGTTCGTGTTCGTGCAATCGATCCTGTCAGACGCCGTCGGTCGGGTCCGGCGCGTCCCAGCGGTCGATGATGCCGCCGATGCTCAGGTCGGTGAGTATCCGGGTGCCGACCGCGACCCGGGCCGCCGAGCCGCTGATGGTGAAGACCCAGTTGCCCGGATGAGCGCCGACCGTGTCGACCGCCACCGCCCGTCCGCCCTTGGCGTCGCGCAGCACCCGCAGCGACACGGACTGGAGTCCGGGGATGCGGCGCGTGCAGACCAGCGAGCGTTCCACCTGCATGATGTCCATGCTCAGTCCTCCGCCCAGTGGTCGATGATGCCGACGATGGTCAGGTCGCTCGGGTAGTCCTTGTGGCCGGCGGCTTCGCGTGCCGCCGAGCTGCCGACACAGAGCACCCAGTCGCCGGGGGTGCAGCCCACGGCATCGACGGCGACCATCCGACTCTTGCCGTCGAGCACCACCTGGAGATGACGATGCTCCAGTCCGGGGATGCGGTTAGTCGCGACCAGCGGTTTTTCGACGCGACAGATCTTCATGCCGTCCTCCCGCCGAGCAGCGAGCCGCCGACCGGCTCCAGTCGTCCGTGGCCCTGGCTGTCGCGCACCGTCCAGTAGGTGTGGAGCAGACCGTGCTCGGCCAGATCCGGATAGCGCTGAGTGATGGCCTCGGCGAGGCGTTCGCAACGCTCGATCGCCCGCTCGCGCGCGCCCGGCACCTGTCCCGAGTACTCGAAACGGATGACGATCGGGACCGGCAGTCCATGGTCGACGTTGAGCTGCTTGAAGATCTTGATACCGACGTCCAGGTTGCAGGCGCCCTCTTCC
The sequence above is drawn from the Allochromatium vinosum DSM 180 genome and encodes:
- the pgi gene encoding glucose-6-phosphate isomerase: MSPVLVNQTPQWQALQRHWEAMRPQRMRDLFDADPKRAAAMSLTVAGLHLDYSKNLITRETLDRLIELAEAVDLKGWIRRMFEGEPINNTEDRAVLHIALRNRSKRPIQVEGEDVMPLVNGVLARMETFVGRVRSGDWRGHTGERITDVVNIGIGGSNLGPKMVCAALAPYQSESLRVHFVSNVDGTHLVETLRGLNPATTLFIVASKTFTTQETMTNAASARAWLLTALGDSSAVARHFVAVSTNAEKVAAFGIDTANMFGFWDWVGGRYSLWSAIGLPIALAVGFDRFAELLEGAHAMDEHFRTADLRENMPALLGLIGVWYANFAGARTHAVLPYDQSLRYLPAYLQQGDMESNGKGVTREGTAVEYTTGPVVWGEPGTDGQHAFYQLIHQGTQLIPADFIGAVHSHNELGDHHPKFMANFFAQTEALMRGRTYNEALSELLASGLDEERAQRLAHHRTFPGNRPTNSLLMERLTPHTLGALIALYEHRIFTQGVIWGVNSFDQWGVELGKQLANVILAEIQAGKVTADHDPSTRALLERFIRQRRA
- a CDS encoding LysR family transcriptional regulator; translation: MFDPMLNLARHVSLRQLQVFEAIARLKSFTKAADELYLTQPTVSTQIKRLTDVIGLPLFEQIGRQVYLTETGRELETAVKDIFGVLDRFEMKVADLKGLKRGYLKLCVITTAKYFAPEVLGRFCQRHQGVDVALKVTNRDSVLERLIANKDDLYILGQNPERDLEMIATPFAPNPLHVIAHREHPLAHERDIPIERLADEYFIMREPGSGIRDYVLKTFGEVGLKPRVRMELGSNEAIKHAIYGQLGLSVLSLHTLAQEAESSELAILDVQGFPLERQWYVAHAKGKELSVVADAFIDFLGEESGRLCRQLDETRARLTRFQPPT
- a CDS encoding 4a-hydroxytetrahydrobiopterin dehydratase, with the translated sequence MNATSTTWQHRERPLRLERRLDFADYARTRDFLEAVAKASEATGVYPDISFGRTYVNITIHTEPPATDIDPERTAFAERVDALFASEYDRRPSEPPCSIPC
- a CDS encoding ferritin-like domain-containing protein; this translates as MANPRILGYLGRALSHELSAVQQYLTHAGLADLWGLTEVGAHFRREAAEEQEHAERLTARMLRLGAMPNGSRLRPVQAGFSLIELLEADRRLEWHAVALYHAAANYCALIGDVAGRDFFAALHDAELTHARELEDWIGRLDQTRRRHSTWR
- a CDS encoding BMC domain-containing protein yields the protein MPSENYGIALGMIETRGLVPAIEAADAMTKAAEVRLIGREFVGGGYVTVLVRGETGAVNAAVRAGADACERVGDGLVAAHIIARPHREVEPILPVKPGDTDGGHGRS
- a CDS encoding BMC domain-containing protein; protein product: MADEYYGIALGMIETRGLVPAIEAADAMTKAAEVRLIGREFVGGGYVTVLVRGETGAVNAAVRAGADACERVGDGLVAAHIIARPHREVEPILPTGGQLAEKAA
- a CDS encoding carboxysome peptide B, with amino-acid sequence MDIMQVERSLVCTRRIPGLQSVSLRVLRDAKGGRAVAVDTVGAHPGNWVFTISGSAARVAVGTRILTDLSIGGIIDRWDAPDPTDGV
- a CDS encoding carboxysome peptide A; amino-acid sequence: MKICRVEKPLVATNRIPGLEHRHLQVVLDGKSRMVAVDAVGCTPGDWVLCVGSSAAREAAGHKDYPSDLTIVGIIDHWAED